The nucleotide sequence GCAGCTGGAAAATTACAGGGGAGAGCAGAGAAAGCCATAGAAATAGCCAAAGCTATGAAAGCAAGAGGGATTGATATGGATTTAATCGTGGCAACAACTGGTTTAACTAAAGAAGAGGTTGAGCATTTTTGAATGGTCGCAAAGGAAGTTAATCCTTAGGAATACTAAATAAATCACGAGAATTTTTTACTCTGTTTACTACTACCGAATCCCGACTAACGACTCCAAAATTTCGACTCCAAAATTCCAAAAATAATGGCACATTAATTTTAATTAAACCCTTGATTTTTGCTGAAGTTACTGCTATTATTAAAGGTAGATAGTAAACTAGTGGTTTGACTATCTAAATCAGACGCCCGAACTGAAAGAAGCCAGCGCTGACCTTTCCCAGAGCTGTCGCTGGCTTCTGGCTCCTATGAAAATAGGAGGCTCATCACCATCGTGCCACAACCCACCTCGCCCGTGGGGTGGGCTTTCCTAGGCTCACCCGCTTTATTTGGTCAATCGACTATGGCAAAACCAGCAGATATTGGTAGCAAACGTTTAATCAGTCTCGCCCCCAATGCTTGGGTGCAATGGGTAACTGGTAATCCCCAAGTGCGGGCATCTCAGTTACTCGATGCTGAATTTCAATGGATTAGTCGGGAAAGCGACGTAATCGTCAAAGCAAAGAGTCCTGAACATCAAGACTTTCTGATTCTTAATGAATTACAACTGCGCTATAGCCAGGCCATGCCTAAGCGTATGCGCAATTATGTCGCTCTAGCCGAGGAGAAATACAACCTATCCACTTATCCAGTATTAATTAACATCTTGCCGCCCCCAGCCACCGTCACCATTGAAAATTGCTACGACAGTGAATTCATGGGATTAAAGGCACATCAAGATTATCGGGTAATTAATCTGTGGGAAGTAGATGCTGAATTAGTATTAGGACAACCATTACCTCCCCTATTCCCATTTGTCCCGATCTTATTTGGAGGTGGTAGTGAATCGAAATTGCGCTCAGCAGTGCAGGCACTACGAGCGGATCAAACCTTAAATCAACTAGAACCATTGTTAGCTTTCTTTGCTAGCTTCGTGTTAGAGATACCGTTAATTCAACAAATCATGAGGTGGGATATGACAGTATTACGAGAATCACCCTGGTATCAGGAAATTTTACAAGAGGGTGTTGCTCAAGGGATTGATCAAGGCATCCAACAAGGCATCCAACAAGGGATTGAACAAGGGATTGAACAAGGCATTGAACAAGGCATTGAAAAAAGTTTGGAGCGAATACTAAAGTTACGATTTGGAGATATTCCTTCGGAGATTTCTGTCAGACTTCAATCCTTAAGTCTTGAACAATTAGACGAGTTGATGGGCACAGCATTAACCGTTAACTCCTTAGATGAGTTTAGTGAACAGTTGCCCAATTAATTAAATAGAGCCACACCCTACCTCGCCTGTGGGGTGTTTTTTTCTCGGCTATGAGTTTTGATGCGCTCAATCGACTATAGAAGTTGAAGGTAAGTATTCAGCTATCAGCGTTTCGCGTATAAGCTATCAGCTAATGCGCTACTTGAGGTGCTACAGATGGTGCTTTTGAATAAAACAGGTAAGCATTGGTTTAATCTGAGTTCCCTTAGCTGACGGCTGACGACTTACGGCTGAATGCTTACAGTTGAAGTTGATATAACATTTATCATAGCTATGAGGTACACAGGACTTTTTACCTATTCCCTTATTCAACTCTTTTTAATTATGTTACCAAATCAACAAACAGCATCTGAAACTAACCCTGAGACTAAACAGTATAGCCCTTCTGTATTTCGCATCTCTCCTATAATTCGGATTACCCTAATAACATTTTATTGGGCGCTGTTGATACCATTACCGTTTTTAGCTAAAGTATCATCGACTCCAGTATCGCCAATAGTCCTGTGGATAGGAATTAGCTTAGGATTTCTAGCCCTCTATGGTGCCTTAAGCGAACAGGTGATTGTAGATAACGAAAAAATTCAGGTGGCTTATCCCAATTGGGTGCCCCGATTCTTCCGCAAAGGTTGGGAATTACACTGGAAGGAGGTGAAAGACTTAAAAATGCGCACCACAGGTCAAGGGGGGCTTGTTTACTATTTCGTTAGCCAATCCTCTGACCAAGCTTACTTGCTGCCAATGCGAGTAGTCGGATTTAATCGCTTAGTTAAGTTAGTACAAACCTATACCGGAATAGATACTACCGATATTCGTCCCCTAGCCCAGCCTTGGATGTATCTAATTTTGTTCGGATTCACCCTCTTGCTATTACTTGTAGATGGCTGGACAATAACCACAGCTATTAATCAGGGTTTGATTTATTAATCACAATACCTTGATGCAGCTCCTCCCCATGAGCGACTGCATCAAGACATTGATAATTTTGAATTGGAGCGAAGCGATTGACTAATCCCCTGTTACAGCTCAAACAGGTAAGCCTGACCCTCTCAACTAGGTCTAAAGCGGCTGGAATACCTATATTAAGTGATATTTCTTTCGAGGTCAGCCAATGCGATCGCATCAGCGTGATTGGACCATCTGGTGCTGGTAAAACCTCTCTGTTGCGGCTGTTGAATCGATTAAGTGAGTCCACCCAGGGAACAATTTATCTAGATAATCAGAACATCCGGAATATTCCTGTCCTAGAATTGCGCCGACAGATCATGCTGGTACCTCAAGAACCAAAACTGTTAGGGATGACCGTTCAGGAGGCTCTAGCTTATCCGTTGGTATTGCAACAGTTGCCAAAAAAAGCGATTGGCCGTAGGCCACGCTACGCGAACGCACAACGGACACAAGAGATTCGAGAGAGACTGCGCATCCCAGCGGAGTGGTTAGAGCGTACAGAGTTACAACTGTCTTTGGGACAACGGCAATTGGTTGCGATCGCACGAGCACTAGTTGTCCAACCAAGAATAGTGTTACTCGATGAGCCCACCTCAGCCTTGGATGCTGGTATAGCGTCTCAGGTGATCAGGGTATTTACAGATTTAGCGCTAAAGGAGCAGATCACAATTTTGATGGTCAATCATCAGCTAGATATGGCTGAGTTATTTTGTAATCGAGTATTGTATTTCCAAAATACTCAGTTACTCCAAGACAGTCCAGCTGAGCAGATTAATTGGCAACAGTTGCGAGAGAGATTAGTCCAAGCAGAAGCTGAAGCATCTCAACAGTGGGCTTAATCATTTGTTGACGGTTGAAGGTTGACGGTTATTTGAAATTACTAATTATGTAAGCATTCAGCCGTCAGTTATCAGCTAATGCGCTACAGATGGTGCTACTTGATGTGCTAGCAGGCGCTTTAACTGCACGGGGTAGGAAGTAAAACGAGCAGGGATTTTCAACCAGCCGTACCAGCACCCCCCAACTTGTTTACTACCGACCGTTGATTAGCTGACGGCTGACCGCTGATAGCTGAATACTTACCTAATTATCAATTACCAATTACCAATTACTAATCATCCATTACTAATTACCAATTACTAATTCCCAATTACTATTCCGATCATGCGTCTAACCTCCCTTGATGTCTTTCGAGGTATTGCCATGGCTAGCATGATTCTAGTCAACAATCCAGGAAGTTGGTCTTATGTCTATCCCCCGTTACTTCACGCTAAGTGGCATGGTTTTACACCCACAGACTTAGTATTTCCTGCCTTTTTATTTATTGCTGGTGTAGCAATGGCTTTTTCCTTAGTCAAGTACACCAATAACAACCAATCCCTATCCCAAGGATATTGGCGTATTGGCAGGCGATGTGCCATTCTATTTGCCCTAGGCTTACTGCTCAATGGTTTTCCGACTTACAACTGGGATACTATTCGGATTATGGGTGTCTTGCAGCGCATTAGTCTTGCCTATCTCCTTAGTGCTGTAGCAGTGCTAAATCTAAGACGACGGGGTTTGTGGGTACTGACCGGAATAGTTTTGCTAGGATACTGGGCAGCAATGTCTTTAGTACCAGTTCCTGATTATGGTGCTGGTAATCTCACACCGGAAGGGAATTTTGCTGCCTATATCGACCGTATGGTATTGGGAACAAACCATTTGTATAAACAAGCTCAATTTGATCCAGAAGGACTGTTTAGCACCTTCCCGGCGGTAGTAACTGTCTTAACTGGCTATTTCGTTGGGGACTGGCTACGCCATCAACCGATACAGTCCCGTACTAGTTTGGGATTATTACTATTTGGTGTAGGTTGTCTTGGTTTAGGCTGGGTTTGGGATTTCTGGTTCCCAATTAACAAGCAGTTATGGACAAGTTCCTATGTAGTCTTTTCTGCTGGTTGGTCGATGCTGTTACTGGCTGCTTGTTATGAGTTAATTGAAGTGCGGGGATTTCGCAGATGGGGATGGCCCTTAAAAGTGATGGGGTTAAATGCGATTTTTCTGTTTGTCGCATCTGGTTTAGTAGTTCGCATCCTATATCGAACTAAGGTAGGGACAGGTGATAATGCTCCGAGTACCTATACTTGGATTTATGAAAATCTGTTTCGGTCTTGGGCAGGAGCGATGAATGGTTCTTTGATCTTTGCCATTGTCAATGTACTGTTGTGGTGGCTGATTCTCTATGGGATGTATCGGCGACGCTGGTTGATCAGGATTTAATGGTTAATGGTTAATTAACCAACAACCTCTAATAAATCTTATAACCAACAACTTCTAATAAATCTTGTGAATTGCCAATTCTGTCCCAGGTTTTAGATTATTCTCACTTATGCCTTGATTAAACCGATAGCCAACATTGCGAACCGTTTGAATAATGCTGGGTTGTCGAGGATCGGTTTCTATTTTTTTGCGGAGGGCAAGGACGTGGGTATCGATGGTGCGCGGATTGTCAATCGCATTGGGCCAAGCGCGGCGCAATAATTCAGAACGACTCAAAGCCATTCCCTCTGCTTGGGCGAGTACGTAGAGCAAGCTAAATTCTTGGGGAGTCAGGTCAATAAACTCTTCTTTGAAGCGGACACGACGCTGGACTAAATCAATTTTGAGATCACCGTAGTCCAGAGACAGGGGAGCCACCGTAATGCGGAGGCGACGAATTAGGGCTTCCACCCGTGCCATAAATTCCTGTATACCAAAGGGCTTAGTCAAGTAATCGTCTGCCCCAGCTTTAAGACCAGTAACAATATCTCTTTCACTACCCCGAGCAGACAACATTAAAATTAGAGATTTTCGCTGTTGCTGAAGCCAGCAGCAAAATTCAACTCCATCGCTGTCTGGTAAATCAGAGTCTAGGATAACCAGAGTGGGTTGGCGATGGTGAAATTCTTCCTTGGCTTGATCAAGATTTTGTGATTGATACACCCCATAGCCGGATTTCTTCAGATGCGACCCTAGAAGCGATCGCAAATGAGGGTTTCCTTCAATAATCTGAATTCTAACTGAGCCCACGGCACTTTACAGTCCTCTTAGCCTTAGCCGTTGGGATTTGATTATAGCAAAGGTCAGGTATACATTCTGTAACAACTGCTACTGATCAGACCGATATTGGCTTGGGTTCTTAAAATACGACCTCCTAGTGGCACCCTAATGGCACAAAATAGACCAGGTCAGAGGGACAATAAGGACAATAGGATTTTAATTCACCAGTAATTTTAATTGACCATTTTGTATTTTAGCATATAACATGCAATTTAGTCTAGGTAACATAACAAATAATTGAGAAAAGTATTGAGGACTTGCTACTTTTGCTAAACTGAAGTTAAGTTGGCGTATCCGAGTTTCTACTGAGTGAGCCAATACCGCTACTGTTGATACTCAAAATTTATTAAGACTATGCTGCAAGATCCTCAAGCTATACGCTGCTATCAAAAACTTACTGACTCCCTAGTCGATTTGTGGAATCGAGGTTATAGCTTCGACGAATTGCGGCTATATATCGATGGTTATCTTTCTGCCCTCAAACACACAAATACCCTTGAATCCTATATAACCTACCGCTTAGAAGAAGATGCCATTCGTTATCTTCGTGATCCATCCAACTTTGAGATGGTACCAATGCCGCAGCCAGAAACCGACTACTATTAAACCGTAAACACAGACAACCCCACTCAATCCTATCAAGTCCATGGGATTACTCATCCTATCCGTTAGCTGGTAATAGGCAATTACCCATTACCCATTACCCATTACCCATTACCCATTACCAAAAAGCGATAGGCTATTCTCTTTAGTGATTAACTGGACTTGATATCAGTGGGTTTTCTTAGCAATCTGCTTTTCCCAAATAGCAACTAAATTCTGAACCCTCTGATCCCAACCATACTGGGAAACACACTCCCTACCGTTGCGACCCATTTCCTGTCGCAACGCTGGGCTTTCAATTAGTACTTTGAGCTTGTCGCAGAAATCTTCCTGATTCTGGGGAGTGAACAAAAAACCATTCCATCCGTCTTGGATATTCTCCACTACCCCACCTGCTTCAGGAGCGAGCACAGGAATTCCAGCAGCAAAGGCTTCTAATATAGTTAGCCCTCTAGTCTCCTTTTCTGATGCTGTTATATGAATATCACTGTTGATCAACAGAGCTGGAA is from Moorena sp. SIOASIH and encodes:
- a CDS encoding DUF4351 domain-containing protein, whose protein sequence is MPQPTSPVGWAFLGSPALFGQSTMAKPADIGSKRLISLAPNAWVQWVTGNPQVRASQLLDAEFQWISRESDVIVKAKSPEHQDFLILNELQLRYSQAMPKRMRNYVALAEEKYNLSTYPVLINILPPPATVTIENCYDSEFMGLKAHQDYRVINLWEVDAELVLGQPLPPLFPFVPILFGGGSESKLRSAVQALRADQTLNQLEPLLAFFASFVLEIPLIQQIMRWDMTVLRESPWYQEILQEGVAQGIDQGIQQGIQQGIEQGIEQGIEQGIEKSLERILKLRFGDIPSEISVRLQSLSLEQLDELMGTALTVNSLDEFSEQLPN
- a CDS encoding ATP-binding cassette domain-containing protein; the protein is MTNPLLQLKQVSLTLSTRSKAAGIPILSDISFEVSQCDRISVIGPSGAGKTSLLRLLNRLSESTQGTIYLDNQNIRNIPVLELRRQIMLVPQEPKLLGMTVQEALAYPLVLQQLPKKAIGRRPRYANAQRTQEIRERLRIPAEWLERTELQLSLGQRQLVAIARALVVQPRIVLLDEPTSALDAGIASQVIRVFTDLALKEQITILMVNHQLDMAELFCNRVLYFQNTQLLQDSPAEQINWQQLRERLVQAEAEASQQWA
- a CDS encoding heparan-alpha-glucosaminide N-acetyltransferase domain-containing protein, producing the protein MRLTSLDVFRGIAMASMILVNNPGSWSYVYPPLLHAKWHGFTPTDLVFPAFLFIAGVAMAFSLVKYTNNNQSLSQGYWRIGRRCAILFALGLLLNGFPTYNWDTIRIMGVLQRISLAYLLSAVAVLNLRRRGLWVLTGIVLLGYWAAMSLVPVPDYGAGNLTPEGNFAAYIDRMVLGTNHLYKQAQFDPEGLFSTFPAVVTVLTGYFVGDWLRHQPIQSRTSLGLLLFGVGCLGLGWVWDFWFPINKQLWTSSYVVFSAGWSMLLLAACYELIEVRGFRRWGWPLKVMGLNAIFLFVASGLVVRILYRTKVGTGDNAPSTYTWIYENLFRSWAGAMNGSLIFAIVNVLLWWLILYGMYRRRWLIRI
- a CDS encoding response regulator transcription factor, giving the protein MGSVRIQIIEGNPHLRSLLGSHLKKSGYGVYQSQNLDQAKEEFHHRQPTLVILDSDLPDSDGVEFCCWLQQQRKSLILMLSARGSERDIVTGLKAGADDYLTKPFGIQEFMARVEALIRRLRITVAPLSLDYGDLKIDLVQRRVRFKEEFIDLTPQEFSLLYVLAQAEGMALSRSELLRRAWPNAIDNPRTIDTHVLALRKKIETDPRQPSIIQTVRNVGYRFNQGISENNLKPGTELAIHKIY
- a CDS encoding DUF6761 family protein gives rise to the protein MLQDPQAIRCYQKLTDSLVDLWNRGYSFDELRLYIDGYLSALKHTNTLESYITYRLEEDAIRYLRDPSNFEMVPMPQPETDYY